A genomic region of Micromonospora sp. NBC_01796 contains the following coding sequences:
- a CDS encoding GH1 family beta-glucosidase has product MTILGATETLTGDRRADLRFPVDFWWGAATAAYQIEGAVTEGGRTPSIWDVFTATPGRIEDGGTGETATDHFHRYREDVALMAELGLAAYRFSVAWPRIRSAGGAGVNTAGLDFYDRLVDALLAAGITPVATLYHWDLPQELEQAGGWTNRDTAGHFADYASAVAGRLGDRVRLWNTLNEPWCSAFLGYGSGGHAPGRTSHRDALTATHHLLLAHGLATRALRAAATTGQVGIALNAGRVRPVSTAPADLDAARRIDGLLNRIFFDPLLRGAYPADIQADTAGITDWSFVRDGDLAVISTPIDALGINYYQPDLVGAAPAGQSDPGTPYPTAQDIVFHPTPGPVTDMGWSIDPTGLREVLLGIRRDYGDIPMYVTENGAAYVDRVTPDGRVPDPERIDYLHAHLAAVHEAMSAGVDLRGYFVWSLLDNFEWGYGYSKRFGLVHVDYATQARTLKDSAHWYREVIAAGGLETR; this is encoded by the coding sequence ATGACCATCCTCGGGGCAACGGAGACGCTGACCGGCGACCGCCGGGCCGACCTACGGTTCCCGGTAGATTTCTGGTGGGGGGCGGCGACCGCCGCGTACCAGATCGAGGGCGCGGTGACCGAGGGCGGCCGTACGCCGTCCATCTGGGACGTCTTCACCGCCACACCGGGGCGGATCGAGGACGGCGGCACCGGCGAGACCGCCACCGACCACTTCCACCGCTACCGCGAGGACGTCGCGCTGATGGCCGAACTCGGCCTGGCCGCGTACCGGTTCTCGGTCGCCTGGCCCCGGATCCGCTCCGCCGGCGGCGCCGGTGTCAACACCGCCGGGCTCGACTTCTACGACCGCCTGGTCGACGCGCTGCTCGCCGCCGGGATCACCCCGGTCGCCACCCTCTACCACTGGGACCTCCCGCAGGAGTTGGAACAGGCGGGCGGTTGGACCAACCGCGACACCGCCGGCCACTTCGCCGACTACGCGTCCGCCGTCGCCGGCCGGCTGGGCGACCGGGTACGCCTGTGGAACACCCTCAACGAACCGTGGTGCTCGGCCTTCCTCGGTTACGGCTCCGGCGGCCACGCGCCGGGCCGGACCAGTCACCGGGACGCCCTGACCGCAACCCACCACCTGCTGCTCGCCCACGGTCTGGCCACCCGGGCACTGCGCGCCGCCGCGACCACCGGACAGGTCGGCATCGCCCTCAACGCGGGCCGGGTACGACCGGTGTCGACCGCCCCCGCCGACCTGGACGCCGCCCGTCGCATCGACGGGCTGCTCAACCGGATCTTCTTCGACCCACTGCTGCGCGGCGCCTATCCGGCCGACATCCAGGCGGACACCGCCGGCATCACCGACTGGTCCTTCGTCCGGGACGGCGACCTCGCCGTGATCAGCACCCCGATCGACGCCCTCGGTATCAACTACTACCAACCCGACCTGGTCGGCGCGGCACCCGCCGGGCAGTCCGACCCGGGCACGCCGTATCCGACCGCGCAGGACATCGTCTTCCACCCGACCCCCGGACCGGTGACCGACATGGGTTGGTCGATTGACCCGACCGGGCTGCGGGAGGTCCTGCTCGGGATCCGCCGCGACTACGGCGACATCCCGATGTACGTCACCGAGAACGGCGCCGCGTACGTCGACCGGGTCACGCCGGACGGCCGGGTCCCCGACCCGGAACGGATCGACTACCTGCACGCCCACCTCGCCGCGGTGCACGAGGCGATGAGTGCCGGGGTGGACCTGCGCGGCTACTTCGTCTGGTCCCTCCTGGACAACTTCGAGTGGGGGTACGGCTACAGCAAGCGGTTCGGCCTCGTCCACGTCGACTACGCCACCCAGGCCCGCACCCTCAAGGACAGCGCCCACTGGTACCGGGAAGTGATCGCGGCCGGCGGTCTCGAAACCCGCTAG
- a CDS encoding discoidin domain-containing protein, translating into MYPVPPAPPAGPTAVPRRWQVLLPAALLALVAAYLFVAPPPASAADVLLSQGRPVVSSSDQAADTPATAAVDGNLATRWSSQWSDPQWIRVDLGATATINQVVLRWEGAYGSAFQLQTSPDTVTWTTVYSTTTGTGGTQTIPVTGTGRHLRLYGTARSSGYGYSLYELQVYGTTGTTPTPNPTGGCGTDNAALGRPATASSAQAADTPAGAAVDGNPGTRWSSAWSDPQWLQVDLGTVRSICQAVLQWEGAYASAYQIQTSTDATTWTTAYATTTGTGGTQTIPLAASGRYLRMYGTTRATGYGYSLYELLIRTGGTSTPPPTTAPPTPTPTDPVPGNWTTLWTDDFTGPANSSPSAANWLLRTGTQYPGGAPNWGTGSVETASASTANVHLDGAGRLNLRAIRDGAGNWTSGRIETQRADFTPRPGELLKFSAVLKQPDGTNALGYWPGFRATGAAYRGNYNNWPGVGETDIMTDVNGRSQLSQTLHCGTAPEGVCNEYNGRTSGLASCTGCQTGYHEYAQVIDRTKTDEEIRFYLDGRQTWVVRESQVGVTAWQAAVQHAFYLRFDLAVGGSLPNAVAGQTTPTPETVSGGTLSVDSVTVARATGTVPAAMTDPATPAGPSVVRVTGTQGNWQLQVNGAPYEVKGLTYGPPQGAADGYMRDLKNTGVNTIRTWGVDDTQTPTLLNRAAQQGIKVVVGHWLNQGADYVNDTAYKTAARNEIVARVNALKGYQGVLMWDVGNEVILTMQDHGLPAAEVEARRIAYARFVNEIAVAIHAADPNHPVTSTDAWTGAWPYYRTYSPALDLLAVNAYGAIGTVKTDWIAGGYTKPYLVTEAGPAGEWEVDPDANGVAKEPSDLEKRAGYTASWNAIKAHPGVALGATEFHYGLENDFGGVWLNVTTGGWRRLGYHALRQAYTGQASANTPPEITAMTVGSPTSVPAGGQFTVEVAATDPQQDLIRYNLMVNSKHINANRGFDHVSFTETGNGRFTVRAPEQLGVWLVYVYAFDGHGNVGIEQRSFRVVPPTVPGTNVALGKPATASSYQPTGPSGPQLPSYAVDGNFGTRWASEWVGAASIQVDLGTVTTFNHVQLAWEAAYAKAYQIQTSTDGATWTTVYSTTSGNGGFDSLAISGTGRYVRMNGTERATAYGYSLWEFGVYR; encoded by the coding sequence GTGTACCCGGTCCCCCCAGCCCCACCAGCCGGGCCGACAGCCGTGCCCCGACGCTGGCAGGTCCTGCTCCCGGCCGCCCTGCTCGCGCTGGTCGCGGCCTACCTGTTCGTGGCACCACCACCGGCCAGCGCTGCCGACGTCCTGCTCTCCCAGGGCCGTCCCGTCGTGTCGTCGTCCGACCAGGCCGCGGACACCCCGGCCACGGCGGCGGTCGACGGGAACCTCGCCACCCGCTGGTCGAGCCAGTGGTCCGACCCGCAGTGGATCCGGGTCGACCTCGGCGCCACCGCCACCATCAACCAGGTCGTCCTGCGGTGGGAGGGCGCGTACGGCAGCGCCTTCCAGCTCCAGACCTCACCGGACACCGTCACCTGGACCACTGTCTACTCCACCACCACCGGCACCGGCGGAACCCAGACCATCCCGGTCACCGGCACCGGCCGCCACCTGCGGCTGTACGGCACCGCCCGGTCCAGCGGCTACGGGTACTCGCTCTACGAACTCCAGGTGTACGGGACCACCGGCACCACCCCCACCCCGAACCCGACCGGCGGCTGCGGCACCGACAACGCCGCCCTCGGCCGTCCCGCCACCGCCTCGTCCGCCCAGGCCGCCGACACCCCGGCCGGTGCCGCCGTCGACGGCAACCCGGGCACCCGCTGGTCCTCGGCCTGGTCGGATCCGCAGTGGCTCCAGGTCGACCTCGGCACCGTACGGAGCATCTGCCAGGCGGTCCTGCAGTGGGAAGGCGCGTACGCCAGCGCGTACCAGATCCAGACCTCGACCGACGCGACCACCTGGACCACCGCGTACGCCACCACCACCGGCACCGGCGGCACCCAGACCATCCCGCTCGCCGCCAGCGGCCGATACCTGCGGATGTACGGCACCACCCGGGCCACCGGCTACGGGTACTCCCTCTACGAACTCCTGATCCGCACCGGCGGGACCAGCACCCCGCCTCCCACCACTGCGCCCCCGACACCGACCCCCACGGACCCGGTCCCCGGCAACTGGACCACGCTCTGGACCGACGACTTCACCGGGCCGGCGAACTCCAGCCCGTCGGCGGCGAACTGGCTGCTCCGGACCGGGACGCAGTACCCCGGTGGCGCCCCGAACTGGGGCACCGGCTCGGTCGAGACCGCGAGCGCGTCGACCGCGAACGTGCACCTCGACGGCGCCGGCCGGCTCAACCTGCGGGCGATCCGGGACGGTGCCGGCAACTGGACCTCGGGCCGGATCGAAACCCAACGGGCCGACTTCACCCCCCGCCCCGGTGAGCTGCTGAAGTTCAGCGCCGTGCTCAAGCAACCGGACGGGACGAACGCGCTCGGGTACTGGCCCGGCTTCCGGGCCACGGGTGCTGCGTACCGGGGCAACTACAACAACTGGCCGGGGGTCGGCGAGACGGACATCATGACCGACGTCAACGGACGCAGCCAGCTCTCCCAGACCCTGCACTGCGGCACCGCGCCGGAGGGGGTGTGCAACGAGTACAACGGCCGGACCAGCGGCCTGGCGAGCTGCACCGGATGCCAGACCGGCTACCACGAGTACGCGCAGGTCATCGACCGGACGAAGACCGACGAGGAGATCCGGTTCTACCTCGACGGCCGGCAGACCTGGGTGGTCCGGGAGAGCCAGGTCGGTGTCACCGCCTGGCAGGCCGCCGTGCAGCACGCCTTCTACCTCCGGTTCGACCTGGCCGTCGGCGGGTCGCTGCCCAACGCGGTCGCCGGGCAGACCACCCCGACCCCGGAGACCGTCTCCGGCGGCACGCTGAGCGTCGACTCGGTGACGGTCGCCCGCGCCACCGGGACCGTCCCGGCCGCGATGACCGACCCGGCCACCCCGGCCGGACCGAGCGTGGTCCGGGTGACCGGCACCCAGGGCAACTGGCAGCTACAGGTCAACGGCGCGCCGTACGAGGTGAAGGGGCTCACCTACGGTCCGCCGCAGGGGGCGGCCGACGGTTACATGCGCGACCTGAAGAACACCGGGGTCAACACGATCCGCACCTGGGGGGTGGACGACACCCAGACCCCGACGCTGCTCAACCGGGCCGCGCAGCAGGGCATCAAGGTGGTCGTCGGGCACTGGCTCAACCAGGGCGCGGACTACGTCAACGACACCGCGTACAAGACCGCGGCCAGGAACGAGATCGTGGCCCGGGTCAACGCGCTCAAGGGCTACCAGGGCGTCCTGATGTGGGACGTGGGCAACGAGGTCATCCTGACCATGCAGGACCACGGGTTGCCGGCCGCCGAGGTCGAGGCGCGCCGGATCGCGTACGCCCGGTTCGTCAACGAGATCGCGGTGGCGATCCACGCCGCCGACCCGAACCACCCGGTCACCTCCACCGACGCGTGGACCGGGGCGTGGCCGTACTACAGGACGTACTCGCCGGCGCTGGATCTGCTGGCGGTCAACGCGTACGGCGCGATCGGCACGGTCAAGACGGACTGGATTGCCGGCGGTTACACCAAGCCGTACCTGGTGACCGAGGCCGGGCCGGCCGGCGAGTGGGAGGTCGACCCGGACGCCAACGGGGTCGCCAAGGAGCCGTCGGACCTGGAGAAGCGGGCCGGCTACACGGCGAGCTGGAACGCGATCAAGGCGCATCCGGGAGTGGCGCTGGGCGCGACCGAGTTCCACTACGGACTGGAGAACGACTTCGGCGGGGTCTGGCTCAACGTCACCACCGGCGGTTGGCGCCGACTCGGCTACCACGCGCTGCGGCAGGCGTACACCGGTCAGGCGTCGGCGAACACCCCACCGGAGATCACCGCGATGACGGTCGGTTCGCCGACCTCGGTGCCGGCCGGCGGGCAGTTCACCGTCGAGGTGGCCGCGACCGATCCGCAGCAGGACCTGATCCGCTACAACCTCATGGTCAACAGCAAGCACATCAACGCCAACCGAGGGTTCGACCACGTCAGCTTCACCGAGACCGGCAACGGGCGGTTCACCGTACGGGCGCCGGAGCAACTCGGGGTCTGGCTGGTCTACGTGTACGCGTTCGACGGTCACGGCAACGTCGGCATCGAGCAGCGCTCGTTCCGGGTGGTCCCGCCGACCGTACCCGGCACCAACGTGGCGCTCGGCAAACCGGCCACCGCGTCGTCGTACCAACCGACCGGGCCGAGCGGGCCGCAACTGCCGTCGTACGCGGTGGACGGCAACTTCGGCACCCGCTGGGCGAGTGAGTGGGTCGGGGCGGCCTCGATCCAGGTCGACCTCGGTACGGTCACCACCTTCAACCACGTACAACTGGCCTGGGAGGCGGCGTACGCGAAGGCGTACCAGATCCAGACCTCGACCGACGGGGCCACCTGGACCACGGTCTACTCGACCACCAGTGGCAACGGTGGATTCGACAGTCTCGCCATCTCCGGCACCGGCAGATACGTACGGATGAACGGCACGGAACGGGCCACCGCCTACGGCTATTCGTTGTGGGAGTTCGGCGTCTACCGCTGA
- a CDS encoding LacI family DNA-binding transcriptional regulator, whose protein sequence is MSGEIRAGARLPTLEDVARVAGVSRATVSRVVNGIRNVDPQLHEVVWHAVEVTGYVPNRAARSLVTRRTGTVALVVSDNEDHDDDPFMSRFFADPFFGRVVGGLLSVLRPLGIQLALQLVGTQQARVRLVGDLRQGQADGAVVLSLHPEDTLPALMTEAGLAAVLVGRPATPLPVSYVDVANDAGAALAADHLVGRGCRQVGMISGPVDVPASQDRIAGFRRAMARHGHPYVPAVAGNFTHDSGEQAMYQLRREHPGLDGVFVANDLMAQGALMALREAGCRVPDDVAVIGFDDSSAALAARPPLTTIRHPLEDMAAESARLLLARIDDPEQRVTSVIFDPVLVHRQSA, encoded by the coding sequence ATGAGCGGTGAGATCCGGGCCGGTGCCCGGCTGCCCACCCTGGAGGACGTTGCCCGGGTCGCCGGTGTCTCCCGAGCCACCGTCTCGCGGGTCGTCAACGGGATCCGCAACGTCGACCCGCAACTGCACGAGGTGGTCTGGCACGCCGTCGAGGTGACCGGGTACGTGCCGAACCGGGCGGCCAGATCCCTGGTCACCCGTCGCACCGGCACCGTCGCCCTAGTCGTCTCCGACAACGAGGACCACGACGACGACCCGTTCATGAGCCGGTTCTTCGCCGACCCGTTCTTCGGCCGGGTCGTCGGCGGCCTGCTGAGCGTGCTGCGACCGCTCGGCATCCAGCTGGCGCTGCAGCTCGTCGGCACCCAGCAGGCCAGGGTCCGGCTCGTCGGCGACCTGCGACAGGGCCAGGCCGACGGGGCGGTGGTCCTGTCGCTGCACCCCGAGGACACCCTGCCCGCGCTGATGACCGAGGCCGGGCTGGCCGCCGTACTGGTCGGCCGGCCGGCGACCCCGCTGCCGGTGAGCTACGTCGACGTCGCCAACGACGCGGGCGCCGCCCTCGCCGCCGATCATCTGGTCGGCCGGGGCTGCCGACAGGTCGGCATGATCAGCGGCCCGGTCGACGTGCCGGCCAGCCAGGACCGGATCGCCGGCTTCCGCCGGGCGATGGCCCGGCACGGCCACCCGTACGTGCCGGCGGTCGCCGGGAACTTCACCCACGACAGCGGTGAGCAGGCGATGTACCAGCTCCGCCGGGAGCACCCGGGGCTGGACGGGGTGTTCGTCGCCAACGACCTGATGGCCCAGGGGGCGCTGATGGCGCTGCGTGAGGCCGGGTGCCGGGTGCCGGACGACGTCGCCGTCATCGGCTTCGACGACAGCTCCGCCGCCCTGGCCGCCCGACCGCCGTTGACCACCATCCGGCACCCGCTGGAGGACATGGCCGCGGAGAGCGCACGGCTGTTGCTGGCCCGGATCGACGACCCCGAGCAGCGCGTCACCTCGGTCATCTTCGACCCGGTCCTGGTCCACCGCCAGTCGGCATAA
- a CDS encoding cobalt-precorrin-6A reductase yields the protein MVAVADLTVLLLGGTGEARRLAALLVRDRPRWRVVTSLAGRVADPALPEGEVRIGGFGGPAGLVDWLRRERVDAVLDVTHPFAATMSASAVSACAETGVPLLVVRRPGWTAQPGDAWRRVPSLAAAAETVAGMGERVFLTTGRQSLAAFADLDRHWFLVRSVDHPEPPLPRRLTVVLDRGPFTVDGELALLRRYGIDVLVTKDSGGTMTAAKLDAARRLGLPVVMVDRPSAPPSDQVTRIEDALPWLAAHPSSSI from the coding sequence GTGGTGGCCGTGGCGGACCTGACCGTCCTGTTGCTCGGCGGCACCGGGGAGGCGCGTCGCCTGGCCGCCCTGCTGGTGCGGGACCGGCCCCGGTGGCGGGTGGTGACCTCGCTCGCCGGTCGGGTGGCCGACCCCGCGCTGCCCGAGGGCGAGGTCCGGATCGGTGGCTTCGGTGGCCCGGCCGGGCTGGTCGACTGGCTGCGCCGGGAACGGGTCGACGCGGTGCTGGACGTGACCCACCCGTTCGCCGCCACGATGAGCGCCTCCGCCGTGAGTGCCTGCGCCGAGACCGGGGTGCCGCTGCTGGTCGTACGCCGACCGGGGTGGACCGCGCAGCCAGGTGACGCCTGGCGGCGGGTCCCGTCGCTGGCCGCCGCCGCCGAAACCGTCGCCGGGATGGGGGAGCGGGTCTTCCTCACCACCGGCCGGCAGAGCCTGGCCGCCTTCGCCGACCTGGACCGGCACTGGTTCCTGGTCCGCTCGGTCGACCATCCCGAGCCGCCGTTGCCGCGCCGCCTCACGGTGGTGCTGGACCGTGGCCCGTTCACCGTGGACGGCGAGCTGGCCCTGCTGCGCCGGTACGGCATCGACGTGCTGGTCACCAAGGACAGCGGCGGCACCATGACCGCGGCGAAGTTGGACGCCGCCCGCCGGCTCGGTCTCCCGGTGGTGATGGTCGACCGTCCCTCCGCCCCGCCCAGCGACCAGGTCACCAGGATCGAGGACGCCCTACCCTGGCTGGCCGCACACCCCTCCTCGTCGATCTAG
- a CDS encoding cobalt-precorrin-5B (C(1))-methyltransferase has product MTSGRTPTQLRYGWTTGACATAATTAAYTALLTGSFPDPVEITLPKGQRPAFALAREELGDGRAFAGVVKDAGDDPDVTHGALVCATVRPAPAGAGVVFQAGPGVGTVTKPGLPLPVGEPAINPVPRDMMRRAVTEVADRHGGTGDVLVEISVEGGEELARHTWNPRLGILGGLSILGTTGIVVPYSCSAWIDSIRRGVDVARAAGHRHVAACTGSTSERVATELYGLPDDALLDMGDFAGAVLKYLRRHPIPRLTVAGGIGKLTKLANGHLDLHSGRSQVDFRALAELVAGAGGGPDLVEGVRGANTALDALRQCQAAGLPLGDLVALGARNTAAEVLRGAPVEVDVVVIDRAGTIVGRTP; this is encoded by the coding sequence GTGACCAGCGGCAGGACCCCGACCCAGCTGCGGTACGGCTGGACGACCGGTGCCTGTGCCACCGCGGCGACCACCGCCGCGTACACGGCCTTGCTCACCGGCTCCTTCCCGGACCCGGTGGAGATCACCCTGCCGAAGGGACAGCGACCGGCGTTCGCCCTGGCCCGCGAGGAACTCGGCGACGGGCGGGCGTTCGCGGGGGTGGTGAAGGACGCCGGTGACGACCCCGACGTGACCCACGGGGCCCTGGTCTGCGCCACCGTACGCCCGGCCCCGGCCGGCGCCGGCGTGGTGTTCCAGGCCGGCCCCGGAGTCGGCACGGTGACCAAACCCGGCCTGCCGCTGCCGGTCGGCGAGCCGGCGATCAACCCGGTCCCCCGGGACATGATGCGCCGGGCGGTGACGGAGGTCGCCGACCGGCACGGCGGCACCGGGGACGTGCTGGTGGAGATCTCCGTCGAGGGCGGCGAGGAACTCGCCCGGCACACCTGGAACCCCCGGCTGGGCATCCTCGGCGGGCTGTCCATCCTCGGCACGACCGGCATCGTGGTGCCGTACTCCTGCTCGGCCTGGATCGACAGCATCCGGCGCGGCGTCGACGTGGCCCGCGCCGCCGGGCACCGGCACGTGGCCGCCTGCACCGGCAGCACCTCCGAGCGGGTCGCCACCGAGCTGTACGGGCTGCCCGACGACGCGCTGCTGGACATGGGCGACTTCGCCGGGGCGGTGCTGAAGTACCTGCGCCGGCACCCGATTCCCCGGCTCACCGTGGCCGGCGGCATCGGCAAGCTCACCAAGCTGGCCAACGGTCACCTCGACCTGCACTCCGGCCGGTCGCAGGTGGACTTCCGGGCCCTGGCCGAACTGGTCGCCGGGGCCGGCGGCGGTCCCGACCTGGTCGAGGGCGTACGCGGGGCGAACACCGCGCTGGACGCGCTGCGCCAGTGCCAGGCGGCCGGGCTGCCGCTCGGTGACCTGGTCGCCCTCGGTGCCCGCAACACCGCCGCGGAGGTTCTGCGCGGCGCCCCGGTCGAGGTCGACGTGGTGGTCATCGACCGTGCCGGCACCATCGTCGGCCGCACCCCCTGA
- the cobM gene encoding precorrin-4 C(11)-methyltransferase: MTVFFIGAGPGAADLITVRGRDRLAAAPVCLYAGSLVPAELLDHCPPGARLVDTANLDLDQIVAELLAAHTAGLDVARLHSGDPSVFSAMAEQMRRLDTLGVPYEVVPGVPAFAAAAAALGRELTVPGVGQTVILTRTAARATPMPPGEDLATLGRSRATLVLHLAVQRITELVDELVPNYGSDCPVAVVARASRPDELVLRGTLADIAEQVRDAGIVRTAVVIVGDVLTAATFPDSHLYSTTRCRV; this comes from the coding sequence ATGACGGTCTTCTTCATTGGCGCCGGTCCGGGCGCCGCGGATCTGATCACGGTCCGGGGCCGGGATCGACTGGCGGCGGCGCCGGTCTGCCTCTACGCCGGCAGCCTGGTGCCGGCCGAACTGCTCGACCACTGCCCGCCCGGGGCCAGGTTGGTGGACACGGCCAACCTGGACCTGGACCAGATCGTGGCCGAACTGCTCGCCGCGCACACCGCCGGCCTGGACGTGGCCCGCCTCCACTCGGGTGACCCGTCGGTGTTCAGCGCGATGGCGGAGCAGATGCGCCGGCTGGACACCCTCGGCGTGCCGTACGAGGTGGTGCCGGGAGTGCCCGCGTTCGCCGCCGCCGCGGCGGCGCTCGGCCGGGAGCTGACCGTGCCGGGGGTGGGTCAGACGGTGATCCTCACCCGCACCGCGGCCCGCGCCACCCCGATGCCGCCGGGGGAGGACCTGGCCACCCTGGGCCGCAGCCGGGCCACCCTCGTCCTGCACCTGGCCGTGCAACGGATCACGGAACTGGTCGACGAACTCGTCCCCAACTACGGGTCGGACTGCCCGGTCGCCGTGGTCGCCCGCGCCAGCCGCCCCGACGAACTGGTCCTGCGCGGCACCCTGGCCGACATCGCCGAGCAGGTACGCGACGCCGGCATCGTCCGCACCGCCGTGGTGATCGTCGGTGACGTCCTCACCGCCGCCACGTTCCCCGACAGCCACCTCTACTCGACCACCCGCTGCCGTGTCTGA
- the cbiE gene encoding precorrin-6y C5,15-methyltransferase (decarboxylating) subunit CbiE, whose translation MSDQRAEVVTVVGIGADGWAGLTGAARAAIRSAQVLLGSTRQLALLPVDLSGSVGASAAAPLDQERIAWPSPMLPALPGLLDAHGERAVCVLASGDPMFYGVGTTLTRLLGPERVRVLPHPSSVSLACARLGWPADEVEVVSVVGRAVDRLHRSVHPNRRLLVLSADGATPAAVAALLTDRGYGGSALTVLESLGGPDERIRVGTASGWDEPTGALNIVAVHCHADPDTAVRPLVPGLPDDAYEHDGQLTKREIRAVTLARLAPIPGQLLWDVGGGAGSIAIEWLRTHPSCRAVAIEREPARADRIAVNAAALGVPELHVVRGAAPEALAGLEPPDAIFVGGGVTVPGLLDRCWQALRPGGRLVVNAVTLESERVVTDAYDRLGGDLIRLAVQRAAPVGNFTGWRPMLPVTQWTVAKR comes from the coding sequence ATGTCTGACCAGCGCGCCGAGGTGGTGACGGTCGTCGGGATCGGCGCGGACGGCTGGGCGGGGCTGACCGGGGCGGCCCGAGCCGCGATCCGCTCGGCCCAGGTGCTGCTCGGCAGTACCCGGCAACTCGCCCTGCTCCCCGTGGACCTCTCCGGTTCGGTCGGCGCCTCCGCCGCCGCGCCGCTCGACCAGGAACGGATCGCCTGGCCGTCGCCGATGCTGCCCGCCCTGCCCGGCCTGCTCGACGCACACGGGGAACGGGCGGTCTGCGTACTGGCCAGTGGTGATCCGATGTTCTACGGCGTCGGTACGACGCTGACCCGGCTGCTCGGACCCGAGCGGGTACGGGTCCTGCCACACCCGTCGTCGGTCTCGCTCGCCTGTGCCCGGCTCGGCTGGCCCGCCGACGAGGTGGAGGTGGTGAGCGTGGTCGGGCGGGCGGTGGACCGGCTGCACCGGTCCGTGCACCCGAACCGGCGGCTGCTCGTACTCAGCGCCGACGGTGCCACTCCGGCGGCGGTGGCCGCTCTGCTGACCGACCGTGGCTACGGCGGCAGCGCGCTGACCGTACTGGAGTCGCTCGGTGGGCCGGACGAGCGGATCCGGGTCGGCACCGCGTCCGGATGGGACGAGCCGACCGGTGCGCTGAACATCGTCGCGGTGCACTGCCACGCCGACCCGGACACGGCGGTACGCCCGCTGGTCCCCGGCCTGCCGGATGACGCGTACGAGCACGACGGGCAGTTGACCAAGCGGGAGATCCGCGCGGTGACCCTGGCCCGGCTGGCGCCGATCCCCGGCCAACTGCTCTGGGACGTCGGCGGGGGCGCCGGCAGCATCGCGATCGAGTGGCTGCGTACGCACCCGTCCTGCCGGGCGGTGGCGATCGAGCGGGAGCCGGCACGGGCGGACCGGATCGCCGTCAACGCCGCCGCGCTCGGCGTCCCGGAGCTGCATGTCGTACGCGGTGCCGCGCCCGAGGCGCTGGCCGGGCTGGAGCCACCGGACGCGATCTTCGTCGGTGGCGGGGTGACCGTGCCGGGCCTGCTCGACCGGTGCTGGCAGGCGCTGCGGCCGGGCGGCCGGCTGGTGGTGAACGCGGTCACCCTGGAGTCGGAGCGGGTGGTGACCGACGCGTACGACCGGCTCGGCGGTGACCTGATCCGGCTGGCGGTCCAGCGGGCGGCGCCGGTCGGCAACTTCACCGGTTGGCGGCCGATGCTGCCGGTGACCCAGTGGACGGTGGCAAAACGATGA
- a CDS encoding pyridoxamine 5'-phosphate oxidase family protein: MTERTGGKVDHRVEPGGGALGEFWRERHLCTLTTIRPNGTPHVVPVGVTYDIETGLARVISSRTSRKVVHLAAAGGPVAVCQVDGRRWSTLEGHAVIRDDPASVADAERRYAERYRQPRPNPERVVIEIRVTRVLGNV, encoded by the coding sequence ATGACGGAGCGGACCGGCGGGAAGGTCGATCACCGGGTCGAACCGGGCGGCGGCGCGCTCGGGGAGTTCTGGCGGGAACGCCACCTGTGCACGCTCACCACCATCCGGCCCAACGGCACCCCGCACGTGGTGCCGGTCGGGGTCACGTACGACATCGAGACCGGCCTGGCCAGGGTGATCTCCTCGCGTACCTCCCGCAAGGTGGTCCACCTGGCGGCTGCCGGTGGCCCGGTCGCGGTCTGCCAGGTCGACGGCCGCCGCTGGTCGACCCTCGAAGGCCACGCGGTGATCCGGGACGACCCCGCGTCGGTGGCCGACGCCGAGCGCCGCTACGCCGAGCGTTACCGGCAGCCGCGTCCGAACCCGGAGCGGGTGGTCATCGAGATCCGGGTCACCCGCGTGCTCGGCAATGTCTGA
- a CDS encoding cobalamin biosynthesis protein translates to MSLIVGVGARSAVHADDLDTLIGATLAGNGLDPARVTALATVDRRAASPALVEVAARRGWPLLGYPAEALAGERVPHPSALAQVTVGTPSVAEAAALRAVRDTGAQPILLVTKHTDGTATVAVAAPAGDPDTYRHHRAAVDRGGEDRHDVDRHGGDRHSEETR, encoded by the coding sequence GTGTCGCTGATCGTCGGTGTCGGGGCCCGGTCGGCGGTGCACGCCGACGACCTCGACACGCTGATCGGTGCGACGCTCGCCGGCAACGGGTTGGACCCGGCCCGGGTGACCGCCCTGGCGACCGTGGATCGGCGGGCCGCGTCGCCGGCCCTGGTCGAGGTCGCCGCCCGCCGGGGCTGGCCCCTGCTGGGCTACCCGGCGGAGGCGTTGGCCGGCGAGCGGGTGCCGCACCCGTCCGCCCTGGCACAGGTCACCGTCGGTACGCCGAGCGTGGCGGAAGCCGCCGCCCTGCGTGCCGTACGGGACACCGGTGCGCAGCCGATCCTGCTGGTCACCAAGCACACCGACGGTACGGCCACGGTGGCGGTCGCCGCCCCGGCCGGCGACCCGGACACGTACCGTCACCACCGTGCCGCCGTGGACCGGGGCGGCGAAGATCGGCATGACGTGGATCGGCACGGCGGGGATCGGCACAGCGAGGAGACGAGATGA